One Panicum virgatum strain AP13 chromosome 9K, P.virgatum_v5, whole genome shotgun sequence genomic region harbors:
- the LOC120646668 gene encoding homeobox-DDT domain protein RLT3-like isoform X3 yields MPHAQMMTNSPGAKRENAGTKKSPQQIQMLEKFYSDVQYPKPEEMGQYATCVGLTYNQVRIWFKERRRKERRNMEAIGSRMERQLSARSSGIISSSSSSSCDQDPMYGTSCSRPEFGSRSTSIIGEESTVRSQILFPKDYILRKIFRKDGPPLGSEFDPLPQSERDRIRDTTCHHSSQNQRAVKKRKIMGSTSQRSDVPYEDTVPVRKHGIGKGLMTVLHAMYSHNVECQSGPTFIDETGCLRSLRPFDDCDGLEDNGKTTQNQGIVQKKVDKRNKPPENKRKVPYKRVTSPKEHPPMDCHLSVDKSESSEVLTELVTLVDDEELELSELQAGPNPLRCSAHLTSSGRHGCPLCKDLLAKFPPQSVKMKQPFCAKPWDSSPEMVKKLFQVVRFVYTHFGSVDVHPFTFDEFAQAFHDKDSFLLGEVHIGLLKLLLLNAEMCSGGIFAPRSSKDCRFLSFLNFVSEQEFDVNFWIRSLNSLTWVEILRQVLVASGFGSKQHMLNRDFFNKEKNQMVKYGLRPRTLKGELFALLSKAGSGGLKVSVLAKSSEIVDLNISGTLELEQLICLTLSSDITLFEKIAPSAYRLRVDPQIKGKEDAKSDSEESGSVDDDEDASSSDDESSGSQKMKLLEHDNRIAPRKKQKNTIASPNKCSEIDESYPGERWLLGLMEGEYSDLSIDEKLDCLVALIDIVSGAGSVPRLEEPQRVSHNIPRVQPHQSGGKIKKSTKNLYQSSDESLNGPGNLYSLDCSQQGRLSSRRNQSHIIDSGRNDLSGVAHEPQVVLLGSDRRYNNYWLFLGPCRADDPGHRRIYFESSEDGHWEVVDSPQELLSLLSVLDSRGSREAHLLASMEKRQACLFEAMKKHAEGGNAVGLAASSDSFRSETSIGDGASPKTSSVSGSSSVSSDVESASVPTDLEDSNLDSSVAIVIENGRRGDERILMWDRSQAFDKWIWTSFYSALTAVKCGKKSFKESLARCESCHDLYWRDERHCRICHSTFEVGFDLEERYAVHVATCREPEDAHEVPNHKVLPSQLQALKAAIHAIEASMPEVAFTGPWMKSAHKLWVKRLRRTSSLPELLQTMPQTTSAVALWVVKLDALIAPYVDKADTSRAIKEPAQARSQACAR; encoded by the exons atgccTCACGCGCAG ATGATGACCAATAGCCCTGGGGCAAAAAGGGAGAATGCAGGGACAAAAAAATCGCCCCAGCAAATCCAGATGCTGGAGAAATTTTACTCTG ATGTGCAATATCCAAAGCCAGAGGAAATGGGGCAGTATGCAACCTGTGTTGGTTTGACTTACAATCAGGTTCGTATATGGTTCAAAGAGCGGAGGAGGAAAGAGAGGAGGAATATGGAAGCCATTGGGTCTCGCATGGAAAGGCAACTTAGTGCACGATCAAGTGGAATTATATCAAGCAGCAGTTCGTCCTCTTGTGACCAAGATCCCATGTATGGTACTTCGTGTTCACGACCTGAGTTTGGCAGTAGGAGTACCAGCATTATAGGAGAGGAAAGTACAGTTCGGTCACAAATTCTGTTCCCGAAGGATTATATCTTGAGGAAAATCTTTCGCAAAGATGGTCCACCTCTTGGGAGTGAATTTGATCCACTCCCCCAAAGTGAACGTGATCGTATCAGAG ATACTACATGCCATCATTCCTCTCAAAACCAAAGAGCTGTGAAGAAGAGAAAG ATCATGGGGTCTACCAGCCAGAGGTCCGATGTGCCATATGAGGATACTGTTCCTGTGAGGAAACATGGAATTGGCAAAGGTCTGATGACAGTGTTGCATGCAATGTATTCCCACAATGTGGAATGTCAAAGCGGCCCAACTTTTATTGATGAAACTGGTTGTTTGCGGTCCTTGAGACCGTTTGATGATTGTGATGGGTTAGAAGATAATGGAAAGACTACTCAA AATCAAGGTATAGTGCAGAAGAAGGTTGACAAAAGGAATAAACCTCCAGAGAACAAAAGAAAG gTCCCATATAAGAGAGTTACTAGTCCAAAGGAGCATCCTCCAATGGATTGCCATCTTTCAGTTGATAAATCAGAATCTTCAGAAGTACTGACTGAGCTGGTGACTTTAGTGGACGATGAGGAGCTTGAGCTCAGTGAATTACAAGCAGGTCCTAATCCATTAAGATGTTCAGCTCATCTTACTTCAAGTGGGAGACATGGCTGCCCTCTCTGTAAAG ATTTACTTGCCAAGTTTCCTCCGCAGAGTGTCAAGATGAAACAGCCATTCTGCGCAAAACCTTGGGACTCATCACCAGAAATGGTGAAAAAGCTTTTTCAG GTTGTCCGGTTTGTGTACACTCATTTTGGTAGTGTTGATGTTCACCCCTTCACATTTGATGAGTTTGCTCAAGCATTCCATGACAAG GACTCTTTTTTGTTGGGGGAAGTACATATTGGTCTTCTGAAGCTGCTGTTGTTAAATGCTGAGATGTGTAGTGGTGGTATATTTGCTCCACGATCTTCTAAAGACTGCAGATTTCTTAGTTTCCTGAACTTT GTTAGCGAGCAAGAATTCGATGTTAATTTCTGGATCAGATCCCTGAATTCTCTTACATGGGTTGAAATACTACGACAAGTCCTTGTCGCTTCAGGCTTTGGGTCAAAACAGCATATGTTGAATCGGGATTTCTTTAACAAG GAGAAAAATCAAATGGTTAAATATGGTTTGCGTCCCCGTACACTGAAAGGTGAATTGTTTGCACTATTGTCTAAGGCAGGAAGTGGTGGTTTAAAGGTTTCAGTACTAGCAAAATCATCTGAG ATTGTTGATCTTAATATCTCAGGCACATTAGAACTAGAGCAGTTGATATGTTTAACTCTTTCTAGTGACATCACATTATTTGAGAAGATTGCACCTTCTGCATACCGTCTCCGTGTTGATCCCCAAATTAAAGGGAAGGAAGATGCTAAATCAGATAGTGAGGAATCTGGAAGtgttgatgatgatgaggatgcTAGcagtagtgatgatgaatctAGTGGTTCACAAAAAATGAAGTTACTTGAGCATGATAACAGAATTGCTCCAAGGAAGAAGCAGAAAAACACAATTGCTAGTCCAAATAAATGTAGTGAAATTGATGAAAGTTATCCAGGTGAGCGTTGGCTTCTGGGATTGATGGAAGGCGAGTATTCAGATCTAAGCATTGATGAGAAGTTggattgtttggttgccttaataGATATTGTTTCTGGTGCTGGTTCTGTTCCCAGGCTTGAG GAACCACAAAGAGTCTCGCATAACATACCAAGAGTGCAGCCACACCAATCAGGTGggaaaataaagaaatcaacAAAAAATCTGTATCAATCTAGTGATGAGTCCTTAAATGGACCAGGAAACTTGTACAGTTTGGATTGTTCCCAGCAAGGCCGATTATCAAGCCGAAGAAATCAGAGTCACATCATTGACTCTGGAAGGAACGATCTGTCTGGAGTTGCACATGAACCACAGGTTGTTCTCTTAGGATCAGACAGGAGGTATAATAATTATTGGCTTTTCCTTGGCCCTTGTAGGGCAGATGATCCAGGGCATCGTAGGATCTACTTTGAGTCCTCAGAGGATGGTCACTGGGAGGTGGTTGATTCACCACAG GAATTGCTTTCCTTGCTCTCTGTTCTAGATAGCCGGGGTTCTAGGGAAGCACATCTCCTTGCATCAATGGAGAAGAGACAAGCCTGTCTTTTTGAAGCCATGAAAAAACATGCGGAAGGAGGGAATGCAGTCGGGCTTGCAGCCTCATCTGATTCATTTCGCTCTGAGACAAGTATTGGAGATGGAGCTTCACCCAAGACTAGTAGTGTATCTGGATCTTCATCTGTATCATCAGATGTTGAGAGTGCTTCTGTTCCTACAGACCTTGAAGATAGTAACTTGGATTCATCAGTTGCCATAGTAATTGAAAATGGGAGAAGAGGTGATGAAAGAATACTTATGTGGGATAGGTCACAAGCATTTGATAAGTGGATCTGGACTTCTTTCTATTCTGCTCTAACTGCTGTTAAATGTGGCAAGAAATCATTTAAGGAGTCACTCGCTCGTTGTGAAAGTTGTCATGATCTGTATTGGAGAGATGAGAGGCATTGCAGAATATGCCATTCAACTTTTGAGGTTGGTTTTGATCTTGAAGAAAGGTATGCTGTACATGTGGCAACATGCAGGGAGCCTGAGGATGCGCATGAGGTGCCAAATCATAAAGTTCTGCCTTCACAGCTACAGGCGCTTAAAGCAGCCATTCATGCTATTGAG GCATCGATGCCTGAGGTAGCTTTTACTGGTCCTTGGATGAAGTCTGCTCACAAGCTGTGGGTTAAGCGGCTGCGGCGAACATCATCACTGCCAGAACTTTTGCAG ACAATGCCACAAACAACATCAGCAGTTGCACTTTGGGTTGTCAAGTTGGATGCCCTCATCGCGCCTTATGTGGACAAAGCTGATACCTCCAGGGCCATCAAAGAACCAGCACAGGCAA GATCACAGGCGTGTGCAAGGTAG